One stretch of Commensalibacter melissae DNA includes these proteins:
- the atpF gene encoding F0F1 ATP synthase subunit B, translating into MMLFLQEPRFWAAIAFILFFVLFGKKIWRPLAAMMDKRSAQIQAALEEASRLRREAEEIYTNARKEHEAAKEEAERMLQNSKEIAARIAAKAKKDAEFAAERHEQLIRQRMAASEQEAISVVRKEAAEIAVKAAREVIASVMTEEKDKSLIDHAIAEVPKMLAKDQYNA; encoded by the coding sequence ATGATGCTTTTTTTACAAGAACCACGTTTTTGGGCTGCTATTGCATTTATTTTATTCTTTGTCCTGTTTGGTAAAAAGATTTGGCGTCCCTTGGCTGCAATGATGGATAAACGGTCTGCACAGATACAGGCGGCACTGGAAGAGGCCAGCCGTTTGCGTCGGGAAGCTGAAGAAATATATACGAATGCCAGAAAAGAGCATGAGGCTGCCAAAGAAGAGGCAGAGAGAATGTTGCAAAATTCCAAAGAAATTGCAGCCCGTATTGCTGCCAAAGCAAAAAAGGATGCAGAATTTGCGGCTGAACGTCATGAACAGCTTATTCGCCAAAGAATGGCCGCTTCTGAACAAGAAGCCATTTCAGTTGTTCGTAAAGAGGCCGCTGAAATTGCTGTAAAAGCTGCAAGAGAAGTAATTGCATCTGTTATGACTGAGGAAAAAGATAAGTCCTTAATTGATCATGCAATTGCTGAAGTTCCCAAGATGTTGGCCAAAGATCAATATAATGCCTAA
- a CDS encoding F0F1 ATP synthase subunit B family protein: MRRFSVFFTRLAASLVAGGCASLLLAPVFATNARAAGMPQMDFKNPLVMGQFFWVLIIFFCLFLVVKYFSIPQVENVISHRRSKIDQDLNSARQAKAQADKAVAALNKTRHDAALEAQRHVDAILQETKADSAKKMQELQGKLDQEMKNTEKRIIEARNKALTQVDQMSKEVAYLLVKKMLNEEIDSGVIDQKIRQFVPSSSH, translated from the coding sequence ATGAGACGCTTTTCAGTCTTTTTTACCCGTCTGGCGGCGTCTCTCGTGGCGGGTGGATGTGCAAGCCTGTTGCTGGCACCTGTTTTTGCTACGAATGCCAGAGCTGCTGGCATGCCCCAGATGGACTTTAAAAACCCATTGGTAATGGGTCAATTTTTTTGGGTATTGATTATTTTCTTTTGTTTATTTCTGGTGGTGAAATATTTTTCAATTCCTCAGGTTGAAAATGTCATTTCCCATCGTCGTTCAAAAATTGATCAAGACTTGAATTCCGCACGTCAGGCTAAGGCACAGGCTGATAAAGCTGTCGCTGCATTAAATAAAACACGTCATGATGCCGCCTTGGAAGCGCAAAGACATGTTGATGCTATTTTACAGGAAACCAAAGCAGATTCTGCAAAAAAAATGCAGGAATTGCAAGGTAAGCTTGATCAGGAAATGAAGAATACTGAAAAACGCATCATTGAAGCTCGAAATAAAGCCCTGACCCAGGTTGATCAAATGTCAAAAGAGGTTGCGTATCTTTTGGTGAAGAAAATGCTGAATGAAGAGATAGATAGCGGCGTTATTGATCAAAAGATCAGACAATTTGTCCCTTCGTCTTCACATTAA
- a CDS encoding YggT family protein: protein MFELYQLLQTLLSLYSFILLAYCIFSFLFALNIINPNARAVYVIGTFLSRLCEPILRPIQRILPDLGGIDISPIIVFLIIDYLIRPLLFRIFFNLSIFTH, encoded by the coding sequence ATGTTTGAACTATATCAATTACTTCAAACCTTATTAAGCCTTTATTCTTTCATCCTGCTTGCCTATTGTATTTTCAGTTTTTTATTTGCACTTAACATCATTAATCCTAACGCACGGGCCGTTTATGTAATCGGCACTTTCCTAAGCAGGCTTTGCGAACCGATTTTACGACCCATTCAAAGAATTTTACCGGATCTTGGTGGTATAGATATCAGTCCTATCATTGTGTTTTTAATTATTGATTATCTTATTCGTCCATTATTGTTTCGTATTTTTTTTAACTTATCAATTTTTACCCATTAA
- a CDS encoding ArnT family glycosyltransferase, with the protein MSISHLSEPSFRLKASHYLWLALFVFVLFLPGRASLPPLDRDEARYMQATSQMLESGNYVDVRFQDKPRYLQPAGIYWLEAFSVKAAYSISHKEVWPYRIPSLFAAVGSVLLTVWIGSLLFDSCIGLLAGIFLAVSVILTAEGRMATIDTTLLFFILLAQTSVAKAWLSRSSVEKSPFHIAAIYWGAIGCGLMLKGPVILIPTLLTPLTLAWVQKDKSWWKQLRPGYGWLISVMIALPWCIAIALISHGQFFTNAVGTNFLGKVASGQQAHGLPPGYYLLVFLIAFWPGSLFTAWSLPFIWMERKTESVKFLLCWIIPHWMVFEVIATKLPHYVLPTYPAIAILTSAALWKISERWHGPISFLGKGLFYFYMILWCLVGVILAVGSVIWAHFMTGEWYYAAMIGAVTVLCLIGYVIYCFCKQNVQRASLFSILAALIVYIQLFVILIPSLQPEWLSYKIARTVHFFKPCQKTVLASASYSEPSLVFLVGKETQLINVMKTAAFLEKNKVCGMALVDRKDQKVFKEYLDKDNISVDLLGEIKGLNYSTGKKLNLGLYKVHSW; encoded by the coding sequence ATGAGTATTTCTCATCTCTCGGAACCGTCTTTTCGTTTGAAGGCAAGTCATTATTTGTGGCTTGCCTTGTTTGTTTTTGTGTTGTTTTTACCTGGTAGAGCAAGCCTTCCACCACTGGATAGGGATGAGGCCCGGTATATGCAGGCAACATCTCAAATGCTGGAGAGCGGTAATTATGTTGATGTTCGGTTTCAGGACAAGCCTCGTTATCTGCAACCTGCCGGAATTTACTGGTTGGAAGCGTTTTCTGTAAAGGCGGCATATTCCATCAGTCATAAAGAGGTTTGGCCATATCGCATTCCTTCCCTCTTTGCTGCGGTTGGATCTGTTTTACTGACTGTATGGATAGGCAGTCTATTATTTGATTCATGTATTGGTTTATTGGCGGGTATTTTTCTGGCAGTTTCGGTAATACTTACTGCGGAAGGTCGTATGGCCACAATAGATACGACTTTACTGTTTTTCATTTTGCTTGCCCAAACGAGTGTTGCAAAAGCGTGGTTATCCCGTTCATCTGTGGAAAAATCACCTTTTCACATTGCCGCAATCTATTGGGGCGCAATTGGGTGTGGATTGATGTTGAAGGGGCCAGTTATTCTCATCCCAACCTTATTGACTCCCTTGACTCTAGCCTGGGTTCAAAAGGATAAATCATGGTGGAAACAATTAAGGCCCGGCTATGGCTGGTTAATTTCTGTAATGATTGCCCTACCCTGGTGTATTGCCATTGCCTTGATAAGTCATGGACAGTTTTTCACAAATGCAGTTGGTACGAATTTTTTAGGGAAGGTTGCGTCAGGACAACAGGCGCATGGATTACCACCAGGGTATTATCTTCTGGTTTTTCTAATTGCATTTTGGCCGGGTTCCCTGTTTACGGCATGGTCGTTACCTTTTATATGGATGGAAAGAAAAACTGAATCAGTAAAATTTTTGTTATGTTGGATTATTCCCCATTGGATGGTCTTTGAGGTTATTGCAACCAAACTTCCCCATTATGTATTGCCTACATATCCTGCGATTGCAATTCTTACATCTGCTGCATTATGGAAAATTTCTGAAAGGTGGCATGGTCCAATTTCTTTCTTGGGAAAGGGGCTGTTTTATTTTTATATGATTTTATGGTGTTTGGTTGGAGTCATTCTGGCTGTTGGAAGTGTTATCTGGGCACATTTCATGACGGGAGAATGGTATTATGCCGCAATGATCGGGGCAGTCACTGTATTATGTCTGATTGGGTATGTTATTTACTGTTTCTGCAAACAAAATGTTCAAAGGGCTTCTCTTTTTTCCATATTGGCTGCTCTAATTGTTTATATTCAACTATTCGTAATCTTGATTCCTTCTTTACAACCAGAATGGCTAAGTTATAAAATCGCACGAACTGTTCATTTTTTTAAACCCTGTCAGAAAACGGTTTTGGCCTCGGCCTCTTATTCAGAACCAAGTCTGGTTTTTTTAGTTGGGAAAGAGACACAGCTGATCAACGTGATGAAAACAGCTGCATTTCTTGAAAAGAATAAGGTGTGTGGAATGGCTTTGGTTGATCGGAAAGATCAGAAAGTGTTTAAAGAGTATTTGGATAAAGATAATATTTCCGTCGATTTATTGGGAGAAATCAAAGGATTAAATTATTCGACTGGAAAAAAATTGAATTTGGGTCTGTATAAAGTTCATTCATGGTAA
- a CDS encoding F0F1 ATP synthase subunit A, with the protein MGRKLVAGHNIDALGQFELHPVFGTLGETIRFSQSELMMVIAAVIVPVAIYFGMRRKAVVPGRYQAATEILYEFVYSMAVGTMGEKGKGFFPFIFALFFFILTGNYLGLLPFSFAFTSHIVVTVSLALMVFVLAIIVSLKNQGLKFFAHFMPAGAPILMAPLLVPIEILSYLSRPVSLSIRLFANMVAGHVMLEMFAAFTIMLAAGLGLAVGGFLGIFPILLNIALFALELLVGALQAYVFTILTCMYLQEAVHH; encoded by the coding sequence ATTGGGAGAAAATTAGTGGCCGGTCATAATATAGACGCGCTCGGTCAATTTGAGTTGCATCCAGTTTTTGGAACCTTGGGTGAAACAATCCGTTTCAGCCAGTCAGAATTAATGATGGTGATTGCAGCAGTAATTGTCCCGGTCGCTATTTATTTTGGCATGCGTCGTAAGGCAGTGGTTCCCGGTCGTTATCAGGCGGCAACAGAGATACTATATGAATTTGTATATAGTATGGCTGTGGGAACCATGGGTGAAAAGGGCAAAGGGTTTTTCCCATTTATATTCGCATTGTTTTTCTTCATCCTGACGGGGAATTATCTTGGGCTTTTGCCTTTTTCTTTCGCTTTTACCAGTCATATCGTTGTAACGGTAAGCTTGGCCTTGATGGTATTTGTCTTGGCAATCATTGTTTCCCTCAAAAATCAGGGACTGAAATTTTTTGCCCATTTCATGCCTGCTGGAGCGCCAATTTTAATGGCCCCGTTATTGGTGCCCATTGAAATCCTGTCCTATTTGTCGAGACCTGTCAGCCTGTCTATTCGTTTGTTTGCGAATATGGTTGCTGGTCACGTCATGTTGGAAATGTTTGCTGCTTTCACGATTATGTTGGCTGCTGGATTGGGATTGGCTGTTGGCGGTTTTTTAGGTATATTTCCTATTTTACTCAATATAGCCTTATTTGCCCTTGAACTATTGGTTGGTGCATTGCAAGCTTATGTATTTACAATCCTTACCTGTATGTATTTACAAGAAGCCGTTCATCATTAA
- a CDS encoding glycosyltransferase family 2 protein — MNYKLSIVVAVLNEADNILPVCQEIASVLPKLPDSEVIFVNDGSTDHTLDQLIEIKKTILPGLVILSHPKCCGKSAALLTAIKVAKGEWIATLDGDGQDDPIDIVAMWNVMRRYQGKPPLVVGVRLKRHDNFSRRFATRFANGLRRRLLNDGCPDTGAPMKLFMKNDFLSLPQFEGLHRFLPALFAHYGVPLLCYPVHHRQRLNGFSKYTNLNRALVGIRDLLGVMWLLNRIHLPGNIRKS, encoded by the coding sequence ATGAATTATAAACTTTCAATTGTAGTTGCTGTTTTAAACGAGGCGGATAATATTTTACCTGTCTGTCAGGAAATTGCTTCTGTTTTGCCTAAGTTGCCTGATAGTGAAGTTATTTTTGTTAATGATGGAAGTACTGATCATACGCTGGATCAGTTAATCGAAATAAAAAAAACGATTCTTCCCGGGCTTGTTATTTTATCTCATCCCAAATGTTGCGGTAAATCAGCTGCATTATTGACTGCAATCAAAGTTGCAAAGGGGGAATGGATTGCAACTCTGGATGGGGATGGTCAGGATGATCCCATTGATATTGTTGCAATGTGGAATGTAATGCGGCGATATCAAGGAAAACCCCCGTTAGTTGTAGGGGTAAGATTAAAGAGACATGATAATTTTTCCCGTCGGTTTGCAACGCGGTTTGCAAATGGGTTAAGACGCCGTTTGTTGAATGATGGCTGTCCAGATACGGGTGCGCCAATGAAATTGTTTATGAAAAACGATTTTCTTTCCTTACCGCAGTTTGAAGGGTTACATCGTTTTTTACCGGCTTTATTTGCCCATTATGGCGTTCCTCTATTATGTTATCCTGTCCATCATAGGCAAAGATTGAATGGATTTTCTAAATATACCAATTTAAATCGTGCCCTTGTGGGAATAAGGGATTTACTGGGGGTAATGTGGTTATTAAATCGTATTCATTTGCCTGGTAATATTAGAAAGTCTTAA
- a CDS encoding ATP synthase subunit C family protein produces the protein MDHSLLLAAKQIGAGLAVIALSGVGIGIGNIFATLVSSIARNPASRSHVFGLGMLGFALTEAVALYALLIAFLILFM, from the coding sequence ATGGATCATTCGCTTCTTTTGGCTGCAAAACAGATTGGTGCCGGCCTCGCTGTTATCGCTCTTTCCGGTGTTGGTATTGGTATTGGTAATATTTTTGCAACTCTGGTAAGCAGTATTGCTCGCAATCCAGCTTCCCGTTCCCATGTATTTGGTTTGGGAATGTTGGGTTTTGCTCTCACAGAAGCTGTTGCCCTTTACGCACTCCTAATCGCCTTTCTTATTCTGTTCATGTAA
- a CDS encoding AtpZ/AtpI family protein, with amino-acid sequence MNQEKNQFDAFDQKLNSFEDRLNPRSSKKREKKTEYGANPWFFACRAGVEVVSAFIVGLVIGYGLDYWLSTKPVFILIFSVLGMIAGIFNIWHLVKPNDIRLK; translated from the coding sequence ATGAATCAGGAAAAGAATCAGTTTGATGCCTTTGATCAGAAATTGAATAGTTTTGAAGATCGATTAAATCCACGCTCTTCAAAAAAACGAGAAAAAAAAACAGAATATGGTGCTAATCCTTGGTTTTTTGCCTGTCGTGCTGGTGTAGAAGTAGTATCTGCCTTTATTGTCGGTCTTGTAATAGGATATGGATTGGATTATTGGTTATCAACAAAACCAGTTTTTATTCTTATATTTTCAGTTTTAGGAATGATTGCGGGCATTTTTAATATCTGGCATCTTGTTAAACCTAATGATATAAGGTTAAAATAA
- a CDS encoding helix-turn-helix transcriptional regulator yields the protein MTTIGNNVKKIRKYLKLSQSQLAERVRKLTGRCSQQTIANIENGNIRESSLLPYVALALNVKLDHLNPNIGKGKLKSQIKLTPKITQFFNSNFKVNAKKDNSDFSDHSFDNFKLDEEIPVFGTMNLIHDDFILTDTPIEYVKRPHVVTFEKDAFGISIANRNIEPIFKIGDIIILHPRKIAKKGNICLFLKVDNNLHIYTMGELIEDHQNFWLIKYYNPEKERKICKKTWQNYFTVVARFL from the coding sequence ATGACCACCATTGGTAACAACGTCAAAAAAATTAGAAAATATTTAAAACTTTCTCAGTCCCAATTAGCAGAAAGAGTCAGAAAGCTAACGGGTCGATGCTCCCAACAAACCATAGCGAATATTGAAAATGGCAATATTCGTGAAAGCTCTCTTTTACCTTATGTTGCACTTGCTCTGAATGTTAAACTCGACCATCTAAACCCAAATATCGGCAAAGGGAAATTAAAAAGTCAGATTAAACTTACCCCAAAAATAACTCAATTTTTCAATTCAAATTTTAAAGTTAACGCAAAAAAAGATAACTCTGATTTTAGTGATCATTCTTTTGATAACTTTAAACTGGATGAAGAAATACCTGTTTTCGGTACAATGAACTTGATCCATGATGATTTTATTCTGACGGATACGCCCATTGAATATGTTAAACGTCCCCATGTTGTAACATTTGAAAAAGATGCTTTCGGTATTTCAATCGCAAACCGTAATATTGAACCTATCTTTAAAATTGGTGACATTATAATTTTACATCCCCGTAAAATTGCCAAGAAAGGAAATATCTGTCTTTTTTTAAAGGTGGATAATAATCTCCACATCTATACAATGGGAGAACTAATAGAAGATCACCAGAATTTCTGGTTAATAAAATATTACAATCCTGAAAAGGAAAGAAAAATCTGTAAAAAAACATGGCAGAATTATTTTACCGTCGTTGCAAGATTTCTTTGA